A window of Sphingobacterium kitahiroshimense genomic DNA:
CATCATACTATAGGCGGGATCACGCGAAAAGTTGATTACGTTATCTTACCAGAAAGTCCTGTTCAATATTTATACGCTAAATCATGGCTTACTAATAATTATACGGATGGAACATTAAGTATACAGATGGAGTTACCTCAAAGTAAAGACTTAACGGCACATTATGAGTTAATTGATCCTTCTGGAAAAAAAGTTTGGGCAAAACCGAGATCTTTAAAAGCTATCGGTGATATCTGGAAAGACAGTATTGCTGTCCCAAAAGTAAGTTCTTGGACAGCGGAGTCTCCTTTTTTATATAAAATGATTTTAAGTGTCATAAAAAATGGTAAGATCCAACAAACGATCGAACAGTTGGTTGGTTTTCGGAGTATCGAAATTAATAAAGACAATGAAATGTTGGTGAACGGCAAAACTGTAAAGCTACGGGGGGCTTGTCGACACGATATGCATCCTACACTTGGGCGTAGTACCAATCGGGCACAGGATAGTGTGGATGCTGTACTGACCAAAGAATCGAATATGAATTTTATCCGTACTTCACATTATCCTCCAACTGAAGACTTTCTTGAGTTCTGTGATCGATATGGCATCTATGTACAGGAAGAAACTGCGGTTTGTTTTGTGTTGGATTGGCGAGTGGTACCTTACAATAAATTTGAGACACAGAGTGATTCAGCTTATACGGATCGTTACCTTAGTCAGTTAAGTGAGATGATAGATCGGGACAGAAACCATGCTTCTATTGTGATGTGGTCTATCGGGAATGAAAGTAATTGGGGTACTAATTTTCAAAAATCGTATGAGTTTGTAAAATCTGTGGATAAGAGCAGATCCGTTTCTTGGTCTTTCCCTGCTACTGCTTTGGATCAAGGGAAAAGAAATTTTGACATTCTGGTATCGCACTACCCGGCATATAATGGTAAATATAGCGATCTAGGCAAGTACGAGAAAAACATGAAAGGGGATTTGCCGATTATTGGCGATGAGTGGGTACATGTGAACTGTTATAATACCGATTTGAGCACTTATGATCCTAATGTGAGGGATTTTTGGGGAGTGAGTATGGACTCTACCTGGACCTATCGTTTTGATGTGAAAGGCTATCTTGGCGGTGCTATCTGGGGAATGATTGATGAAACTTTTACAATGAAAGATGGTATGACGGGTTACGGTCCTTGGGGAATTGTTGATGTGTGGAGAAGGAAGAAAACAGAATTCTGGAATACTAAAAAAGCATACTCACCTATAAGAGTGCTGGTAGACGATGTTAAAAAAACAACAACTAATATCATTTTACCAATTCATAATCGCTATGATCATACTAATTTGCAAAGTATCAAAGCAACAGCTTTCATTAATGGTAAAGAAGTTGCTATTGCTATGCCAGACGTGGCGCCCCATGCTAAAGGTCAAATGATTGTTCCGATCTCGACTTCTACTTCATCCGTAAAGATTCAGTTTAAAGACAAAACAGGTGTATTGATTGATGAAGAGTTGATCATTATGGAGGGTGAACATAAAGCCCCTGCAATCGTATCAACAGGTGTCTGGACAGTGGCTGATGAAAGTGGTCAGTTCACACTAAAATCTGGCGATTTTACTTTTAAAATCAATAAGAAAACAGGAGCTATTGATCAGGGATCCGTAAAGGATGTAGCTGTAATTACAGGAAATCCGCTTCTAGTGGTGAATAGACCTAAAGATGCTGGTGTACTCAAAAATACAGATGCCATATTATCGGGTGATTATCGTGTTGCTAACTTTAGTTTTGATCAATTGAATAAAAAGGTATTTGTAATCCGTAGCAAAGGTGAAGTGGATAAGTATCCGGTTGAGATGGTTACCTCTTTATATCCTAACGGGCAAATTAAAATATCATACAGCGCGGACAGTATTCCTGCCTATACCTGGGATATAGGGGTAGGTGTGCCTGTAGCTTCTGATCTGGATAAAATAAGCTGGGATCGCAAGGGTTATTGGACAACTTATCCTGAGGAACATATGTCAGCTTTAAAGGGCACGGCTAAAAAAGTGTATAACAGCACTGAATCTTTTGGTATCAAACCAAATTTTGAAGTATCTCATTCGATGTCGGACTATTTTCTTACTAAAAAAGATCCTGCGGTATTGTACAAAGCTGAAATGTCAGCATCGGGAATTTATCGAGCTAAGAAAGAAAATATTTATAGTTATACCGTGTTAGGAGATAGGGGTGCATTAAATGTAATTAGTGATGGTAAGCAAGCTGCAAAAATGAATGTTAATAAAGATGGTGGCCAGCAATTGCTCGTGAGTGATAAATGGGATTATTGGACGATTAGTTGGGGTAATTATCAAGGTACTCGCAATAAAACCAAGAAATATTCAGGAACAGTGTTTTTACAGTTGAAGTAAAAAATTAAAATATAAGGTGTCTTTTTAGTTAACTTATATTTATTGGATTTAAATAATTAGAGGTTGGCTAGAAAAATCATGATAATTACTGACTTGGTTTATGGTCTTTGCCAGTACTATTATAAATCTTCAGCTCCTTTAAATGAGTAGAGAATGGGGTTTTATGATAATGAAGAAAGCACAGCTGCAATTGTAACTGTGCTTTCTTCATATTTAAGGAATTAGTAGGGGAGATATAGATATCTAATTACTCCAAGGTTTTAATACCCTGGATTCTGTTGATCTTTCATGTTTGGAGCATTGTCTATATCTTTTTGAGGGAAAGGCATCAAATAGTCTTTCTCTTTTCTGAATATTCTCTTTTCAATTGATCCTTTGGTTTGTCCACCATTTAATACGATTGATTTATTTAGTATCTCCTCGGCAATTTTCCATCTTCGAATATCTGAATAGTAAAGACCTTCACCAGCAAATTCAATTCTTCTTTCATGTCTGATTCGTTCACGCATCTGTTCTTTAGAGAGACCAGATGGAATAGCAGGCATATTGACCGTAGGCCTAGCTCGTACTTGATTGATCGCTGTGTATACATCATTGGTTGGACCCGAA
This region includes:
- a CDS encoding glycoside hydrolase family 2 TIM barrel-domain containing protein; this encodes MKNWSVFILMIFFASHVVAQNFMAGGRQHLPPKPTRVEGIASPVKSLDGEWEINLTPSATSISDKTASANWNKIMVPGEAMMQGFKIKHDTAFVYRKKINITENTKGKRHAVRFNGVFNHAKVYFNGNLVREHFGGFTAWDVDITKFIKPGQDNWLHVEVTDRADDISYASGYAHHTIGGITRKVDYVILPESPVQYLYAKSWLTNNYTDGTLSIQMELPQSKDLTAHYELIDPSGKKVWAKPRSLKAIGDIWKDSIAVPKVSSWTAESPFLYKMILSVIKNGKIQQTIEQLVGFRSIEINKDNEMLVNGKTVKLRGACRHDMHPTLGRSTNRAQDSVDAVLTKESNMNFIRTSHYPPTEDFLEFCDRYGIYVQEETAVCFVLDWRVVPYNKFETQSDSAYTDRYLSQLSEMIDRDRNHASIVMWSIGNESNWGTNFQKSYEFVKSVDKSRSVSWSFPATALDQGKRNFDILVSHYPAYNGKYSDLGKYEKNMKGDLPIIGDEWVHVNCYNTDLSTYDPNVRDFWGVSMDSTWTYRFDVKGYLGGAIWGMIDETFTMKDGMTGYGPWGIVDVWRRKKTEFWNTKKAYSPIRVLVDDVKKTTTNIILPIHNRYDHTNLQSIKATAFINGKEVAIAMPDVAPHAKGQMIVPISTSTSSVKIQFKDKTGVLIDEELIIMEGEHKAPAIVSTGVWTVADESGQFTLKSGDFTFKINKKTGAIDQGSVKDVAVITGNPLLVVNRPKDAGVLKNTDAILSGDYRVANFSFDQLNKKVFVIRSKGEVDKYPVEMVTSLYPNGQIKISYSADSIPAYTWDIGVGVPVASDLDKISWDRKGYWTTYPEEHMSALKGTAKKVYNSTESFGIKPNFEVSHSMSDYFLTKKDPAVLYKAEMSASGIYRAKKENIYSYTVLGDRGALNVISDGKQAAKMNVNKDGGQQLLVSDKWDYWTISWGNYQGTRNKTKKYSGTVFLQLK